Within Kutzneria chonburiensis, the genomic segment GCCTGGTACGCCAATCCCGCGTCCGCCGGCGTGAACGGCAACGTCGTCCGGGTGTGCGGACAGAGCCTGCTGGGGGCCTGATGTACCTGCGCGCCGCGCTCACCGCGTTCCGCCGCGGCGGTTCCACGCTGCCTTCCGACGTCCTGTCGCGCTCCGACGTCTCCGTCTCGTTGGAGCATTTGGCCGCGTACAACCGGGTTTGCGGCTTCGGCCTGCGTGACGAGCTGCCCGCCACCTATCCGCACGTGTTGGCTTTCCCGTTGCAGATGCGGCTCATGACCTCGTCCGGTTTTCCCTTCCCGCTGCCCGGTCTGGTGCATGTGGGAAATCGGATCTCCTTGTCCCGCCCCGTTCTTGCCTCGGAACCGTTCGACCTTCGGGTGCGGGCCGTCGACCTTCGGCCGCATGAGCGGGGGCAGCAGTTCGACGTCGTCAGCGAGCTGCTCGTCGATTCCGCCGTCGTGTGGACCGATGTCAGCACCTACCTGCGGCGTTCCGGCTCCGGCTCCGCCGGCTCTTCGGGTTCGTCCGAGGTCCCCGAGCCGTCCGCCGTGTGGTCCGTGCCCTCCGACATCGGCCGTCAGTACGCCGCCGTGTCCGGGGACCGGAACCCCATCCACCTCAACCCTTTGGCGGCCCGCCTTTTCGGCTTCCAGCGGGCCATCGCCCACGGCATGTGGACCAAGGCCCGCAGCCTCGCCGCCATCGCCGAGCGCCTGCCGTCCGCCTACACCGTCGACGTCCGCTTCAAGCTGCCCGTCTTGTTGCCGGCCCGCGTCGGCTTCAGCGTCTCCGCCGCCGGCGACGGCTGGGAGTTCGCCGTGCACGACATCCGCAGCCGCCGCCCCCACCTCGCCGGCACGGTCGCCGCCTTCGTTCCGACCACGTAAGACAATCCCCCGCCCTCCCTGGGGGCAGCCCCAGATCCATTCTACCAGCGGAAACGGGTGGTGGATCTTGGCGAGGGTGGGGCTGTGGACAAGTCGGATTCGAGGGTGGGGGCTGTGGACAACTAGCGGGGCGGCTGCCACATCTGGCCGTCGACGAGGTTGCCGAAGCCCATCCAGACGAGGTTCATCAGACGTGCGGCGACGGCGCCGGCGGATTCCTCGGGATGGTCGAGCCACCAGTCGGCCAGGGACTCGCCGGCGCCGACGAGGGCGGCGGCCATGGCGTCGGTGTGCAGGGATGCGGCCTCGCTGTCGGAGGTGTTCATCAGCAGGGCGGCGACGAGGCTGATGGCGCGGCGGCGCATGTCGAGCAGCTCCTGGGCGAAGGGGCCGCCCTGGGCGCTGGCCTGGCGGTGCAGCACCTGCCAGCTGTCGCGGTACTCGCCGACAAAGCCAAAGAATGCCCGCAGGCCGTGCCAAAGTTGCACGTCAGGACGGTCGCCGGCCTCGCTGACGCCGGCGGCGATGGCCTCCATGAGACGGGTGGCCTCCCGCCGGATGCACGCGGCGAACAAGTCCTCCTTGGAGCCCAGGTAGGCGTACACCATGGGCTTGGAGATGTCCGCGACCTCGGAGATCTCGTCCATCGACGCGGCGTGGTAGCCGCGCTGGGAGAAGACCTCGACGGCGGCGTCGAGGATCTGCCGCTCACGCACTTCGCGTGGCAGCCGCTTGGCCCGGACCCGGCCGGCCGCGTCATTCGTCCGCATCCGAAGCAGGCTAGCTTGCCGGCATACCTACTACACAGTAGGCTTACTGGCGAGTAGGTAAGCGGAGGTGGGGTTATGGCCGACATCGAGCAGTTGACATCCCTCGATCCCAAGAAGATCAGCAAAGACGAGTTCGTGACGCTGCTGTCCGCCTTCACCGAGGCGGCGAACGACGGCACGCAGCTGGACCTGAGCGCGATGCCCCCGCAGGACTTCGCCCGGATCATCTCGCGGGCGTCCAAGGAGCAGATCGACGCCGTGATGGCCGTGCCGACGCTGCGCGGGCCGATCCTGGACGAGGTGTTCCGCCGCATGGAGGTGCACTTCCGCACCGAGCGGGCCGGCGCCACCCGGGCCGTCGTGCACTTCCGCCTGATCAACGGCGACGACTTCGACCGGTACCAGGTGCGCATCGAGGACAGCACCTGCGCGATCACCAAGAACGGCGAGAACGAGCCGAGGGCCACCGTCACGCTGGCGCCGCTGGAGTTCCTCAAGCTGGCCACCGGCAACGCGTCCGCCCCCGTGCTGTTCATGACCGGCAAGCTCAAGGTCAAGGGCGATCTCGGTTTCGCGGCCGGCTTCATGAGCCTGTTCGACATCCCCAAGGCGTGAGAGGAAACTCCCGATGGCCGGCTTCTCCCTCGAACTCAACGAGGACCAGCGCGACCTGCGTGACTGGGTGCACGGCTTCGCCAAGGACGTGATCCGCCCGGCCGCCCCCGAGTGGGACGAGCGCGAGGAGACACCGTGGCCGATCATCCAGGAGGCGGCCAAGATCGGCCTGTACGGCTTCGAGTCGCTGGCCACCTGGTTCGCCGACCCGATCGGGCTGTCCCTGCCCATCGCCACCGAGGAGCTGTTCTGGGGTGACGCCGGCATCGCGCTGGCGATCATGGGCACCGGCCTCGCGGTGGCCGGCATCTTCGCCTCCGGCGAGCCCGAGCAGCTGGCCGAGTGGGTGCCGGAGTGCTTCGGCGACGAGAACGACCCGAAGGTGGCGGCGTTCTGCGCGTCCGAGCCGCAGGCCGGCTCGGACGTCAGCGGCTACCGCACCCGGGCCCGCTACGACGAGGCCACCGACGAGTGGGTGATCAACGGCCAGAAGGCGTGGGCCACCAACGGCGGCATCGCCAACGTGCACGTAGTGACCGCGGTCGTCGACCCCACTCTGGGTGCACGCGGCCAGGCCGGCTTCATCGTGCCGCCCGGAACGCCCGGTGTGGCCAGCACTCGCAAGATCAAGAAGCACGGCCTGCGCGCCTCGCACACAGCCGACGTCTTCTTCGATGACGTGCGGGTGCCCGGACGCTGCGTGCTTGGCGGCAAGGAGCGCGTCGAGGCCCGGCTGGCCCGGGCCCGCGAGGGCAAGAAGGCCGGCGGCCAGGCCGCGATGGCGACCTTCGAGACCACCCGCCCCACCGTCGGCGCGATGGCCGTCGGCGTCGCCCGCGCCGCGTACGACTACGCGCTGGAGTACGCCAAGGACCGCGAGGCCTTCGGCCGCAAGATCATCCAGAACCAGTCGATCGCCTTCGACCTGGCCAACATGCGCATGGAGATCGACGCCGCGCGCATGCTGGTGTGGCGCGCCGCCTGGATGGGCCGCAACAACGTGCCCTTCGAGGCCGGCGAGGGCTCCATGTCCAAGCTCAAGGCCAGCGAGGTCGCCGTCTGGTCCACCGAGCGGGCCATCCAGATCCTCGGCGGCGCCGGCTACACCCGTGAGCACCCGGTGGAGCGCATGCACCGGGACGCCAAGATCTTCACGATTTTCGAGGGCACCAGTGAGATCCAACGACTGGTGATCTCCCGTGCCATCTCGGGGATCCACATCCCCTGAGCGGACGTCCGCAACGGAAAGGGGCACCCGGACGGGTGCCCCTTTCCGTTGTGTGAGACGGGAAAGACATGGCGGCGGGGCGGCGGGCGGGTGGACACTCGGCTGGTGAACGCGCTGGTGTGGGTCATCGGGGTGCCGATCGTCCTCGCATTGCTGGGAGCGGCGTACATCCGACGCAATCGCGACAAACCGTCGGGCGAGCCGGCGGTGCCGGTGCGGCGGCCGGCGGGCGGACGGACCGGGAGCTGTGGCCAGCAGACGGAGGTCTGGCACGTGGCCAGTTCGGACGTCGAGCCGTACTACATCGCCTACTGCGCCTGCGAATGGATGGGACCGGCCCGGGACGGCGCCGACCCGAAGGCGCAGGAGAAGGCGACGGCCGACGCGTACGGACACAGCGGCAACGTGGCCCCGAACGTGGTTCGGCCGCTGGGCTGACGGCGTCACCAGCAACAATGGCGGCGTGAACTACCAGGAGCTGATCGACGACGCGGTCGAGGCCGCCCGGACGCATCTCGGCCACGGCCGCGTCGCCGACTACATCCCGGCGTTGGCGTGTGCCGACCCGAACGCGGTGGGTATGGCGTTGGCGACGGTCGACGGCGAGGTGTTCCAGTCTGGCGACGCCTCGGCGACGTTCTCGATCCAGAGCATCTCGAAGCTGTTCACGTTGGCCTTGGTGCTGGCCGAGGGCGGCGAGTCGCTGTGGCGGCGGGTGGGCCGCGAGCCGTCCGGCAATCCGTTCAACTCGTTGGTGCAGCTGGAAACCGAGCACGGCATCCCGCGCAATCCGTTCATCAACGCGGGCGCGATCGTGGTGACCGACCGGCTGCTCACGTTGACCGGTGACGCGGCCGAGCAGGTGCGGCAGTTTCTTCGTGCCGAGTCTGAAAACCCTGCGCTGGCAACGAATGCGGAAATCGCCGCGTCGGAAGCCGAGCACGGGCACCGGAATGCGGCGCTGGCCCACTTCATCGCCAGTCACGGCAACCTCGACAACGACGTGGATGCCGTGTTGGCCCAGTACTACGGGCACTGCGCGATCGAGGCCAGCTGCCGTGATCTCGCGCTGGCCGGGCGTTTCCTTGCGCGGCACGGGGTTCGGGCCGACGGCGTGCGGCTGCTGTCCCGCAGCGAGGCCAAGCAGATCAACGCCGTGATGCTGACCTGCGGCACCTACGACGCCGCCGGTGAGTTCGCGTACCGGGTGGGGCTGCCGGGTAAGAGCGGAGTCGGCGGTGGGGTGCTGGCGATCATCCCCGGCCGTGGCGCGGTCTGCGCGTGGAGCCCCGGGTTGGATCCGGCCGGCAACTCGGTGGCGGCCGTCGCCGCGCTGGACGCGTTCACCACGGGCAGCGGCCTTTCGGTGTTCTAGTGCTGTTCGGGCTTGGCCGGCGGCTGGTAGGTGTCGGTCGGCGGCAGGTCGACCGGGACCTCGAAGCCCATCGGCGGCGTGTCCACGTCGACCTGGTAGACGATCGCCTCGTCCGCCGCCGGCTGTTGCGTGACGGCCAGCGGGGCCTCCGGCATCAGGCCCAGCAGCAGAACCGAGCCGAGCGCGCCGGTCAGCGCGGCCGCGACGAGCAGCCACATGCCCGTGCCCGCGGCGAAGGTGAACGTGGAGCCGGCGTTGGTGCCCATCGAGTCGATCAGATTGGTGACCGCGAACCAGACGTAGCCGGCGATCATCGCCGTCGCCGCCGCGGCGGCCAGCCGGATCGTCGTCAGCCGTTGCAGCGGATTCCGACCGCGCAGCAGCAGGTTCGCCGTGTACAGCGCCAGCGCGCCGGCGATGATCACCGGCACGCCGAAGTAGTTGGTCCGGCTGCCCTCGCCGAAGGGCAGTCCGGTGGTGGGGTAGTTCGTGACCCACGACGTCACCGTGAAGCTGTGCTCGAACGACGTCAGCCCGAGGTTCACCGACACGTTCAGCTCGTACAGGTCGGCGAATGTGCCACCGATCCCCAGCAGGCCGGCCAGCAGCAGCACGACACCGGCGACCAGCCGGCGGGACGGCAGCCGGACCACCGGCACGGACGGCGTCGGTTCACTCATGGGCCGATTCTGCCCGAACTCGCCGCGTTCAGTAGCGCTGGAAACATCCCCCACCACTCCCGGGGTGGCCGCCCCGAAGCCATCCTACCGCCGCGAGCCCGTTGTCGATCTTGCAATGGGGCTGCCTGTGGATAAGTAGTGGGGTGTGGACAGGTGGGAATGGACTGGTCGGGAGGGGTGAGCGGGGCCGCCGACCCGGCGAATGCGGAGTCGGCGGCACCGGGCTATCGGGCGGCGCGGGTGGCCTCGGTGAGCCAGTCGCGGGCCGGTTTGGGGCTGGGGTACTCGGCCCAGCCGTTGATGGTGCCGAGCAGATTCCAGTAGCGCTCGGCCCGGTCGTCGCCGAAGGTGTCGTTCAGTCGGACGAGCCACGCGTCGAAGTCGGGGTCGGCGGGGCGGCCGAGGGCGGCGGCGACGGAGGCGTTCATCTCGAGGACGATGCGGCGACCGGTGTCGGAGTCGGGGGTGAAGCCGGCGGCCATGGCTTCGGTGACCTTGGTAAGGGCCTGCTCCATGGCGACGTGGTAGGCGTCGGACAGCGGGTTGGCGGTGCCGTCGGCGACCATCCGCGCGTTCTCCACGGCCATGGTGCGGATCTTGGCCCGGAAGCCGGGGTCCCGCACCAGCTCGACGAACTCGATCCACGCCTCTACCTGCGCGGGAGTGGGATCGTCGGGCAGCTCGGCCCGGACCCGCCGCATCCACGCGGCGTTCTCGGTGGCGGGCAGCCCCTCGTCCACCTCCCGCCAGAAGTCGTCGAGGATCGCCTGCCGCTCCTCCTCGGTCATCCTGGCCAACTCGTGCACCATCTCCAGCTCCCTAGGGCTCGACCCCCGCTTGGCCACGGCACGCAGCACGGACCGTCGCAGCCGCAACGTCCGGATCTGGACGTCGAGTGCCTCGGCGTGCTCCGCGGCCAACTCCGGAATGCTCACCTCACGGGAGAGCACCCGGTTCACGGTCGGCAGGTCGACACCGAGCTCACGCAGCGTGCGAACGAACTTGAGCCGTGTCAGCGCGTGGATGTCGTACATCCGGTAGCCGGCGTGGGTGCGTTCGGTCGGGGGCAGCAGCCCGGAGTCGGAGTAGAAGCGGATGGTCCGCACGGACAGGCCGGTCAGCCTGGCCAATTCCCCGATCCCGTACAACTCGTCCCCGTTCACGCCCACAACGGTGAAGTCTCCACCTACTGGAGGGTCAACGCATTTACGGCTAGGCTCGCCTCCGTGACTGCCGGGTCGGCCTTGAGCCATCAGCGGATCGGTTTCCCGGCCACGGTTTGACCGCCTCGCGGGCCCGTGGCCCGCCTCCACGCGCACTGATGTCCACAGAGGACAAGCGCGGTGGAGAGGAGGTGAGTAGCGAATGTCCTGGAACGAATTCCTTGGCGCGCACGCGGTCGGTGACGTCGTCGACGGCACGGTGAGCAAGGTGCTGCCGTTCGGCGCGTTCATCCGCGTCAGCGGCTTCGACGGCCTGCTGCCGCAGGTCAAGACCCTCAGCGACGGGCAGCCGGTGCGCGTGCGCATCCTGGCCATCGATGACGCGGGCCAGCGGTTCAGCCTGGAGATGGAGTAAGGCAGGGCCGGCAGGGGCGGATTACGGCCGCCCCTGCCGGTGTCCTCAGTAGGTGATCGCCACGGCCGGGTCGGCCAGCAGCGCGCCCACGTCGGCCAGGTACTGCGAGCCCTGCTGGCCGTCGACCACCCGGTGGTCGAAGCTCAACGCCAGCTGGCACACCTTGCGCGGCACGACCTGGCCGTCGACCACCCACGGCATGTCGCGGATGGCTCCGAAGGCCAGGATCGCCGACTCACCGGGGTTGATGATCGGCGTGCCGGTGTCCACGCCGAACACGCCGACGTTGGTGATGGTGATGGTGCCGTTCAGCATGTCCGCAGGCGTGGTCTTGCCGTCCCGCGCGGTCACGGTGAGCTGCTCCAACGCCTCGGCCAGACCACGCAACGACAGCTGATCGGCGTCACGGACCTTGGGAACGACCAGGCCCCGCGGCGTGGCGGCGGCGACGCCGAGGTGCACGTAGTCCTTGTAGACGATCTCGTTGGCGGCCTCGTCCCAGGTCGCGTTCACGTCCGGCGTGCGGCGCACGGCGAGGCACATGGCCTTGGCCGCGAACACGAGCGGGGTGAGCTTGACGCCGCGGAATTCGGCGCTGTCCTTGAGCTTGGCCCGCAGCTCCATCATCGGCGTCACGTCGACGGTCAGGAACTCCGTGACATGCGGGGCCTTGAAGGCGCTCTCGACCATGGCCTGCGCGGTTGCCTTGCGCACGCCCTTGATCGGCACCCGGCGCTCGCCCCGCGAGGCGACGGCAACCGGGGCCGCCGCCGGCGCGACGGCCTGCTCCACGTCCTCACGGGTGATCACGCCACCGGGACCGCTCCCGGCCAAACCGGCGAGGTCGATGCCGAGGTCCTTGGCCAGCTTGCGCACCGGCGGCTTGGCCAGCGGCACATAACCGCCGGCCGCAACGGGTTCGGGCTCGAGGACCGGCGGCGTCGGCACCACCGTCACCGGGGCAACGGCCGCCGAAACAGCGGCCGACGCGGGCACGGCCGCCGGGGCGCCGACCCGGGCCCGGCGCTTGGCGGTGACCGCCTTGACGCCGTAGCCGACCAGGTTGGGCACCCGCTCCGGCTCGACCGAGCCGTTGACCGGCGCGGCCTCCCCGTTCGGATCCACGTCGATGACGATGATCGGCGTGCCGACGTCGACCGTCTTGCCCGGCTCGGCCAGCAGCTCGGTCACCACGCCCGCGAACGGGCACGGCAGCTCGACCGCGGCCTTGGCCGTCTCGATCTCCACGATGATCTGGTTGACGGTGACCGTGTCGCCCGGCTTGACGTGCCAGGTGAGGATCTCCGCCTCGACCAGCCCCTCGCCCACGTCGGGCAGGGGGAAGTGCTTGAACTGCGGCATGGCTGCGAGATCCCCCTTACCAGGCGAGCGAGCGGTCGACGGCGGCCAGCACCCGGTCAAGGTCGGGCAGGAAGTTCTCCTCCAACTTGGCCGGCGGGTACGGGGTGTCGAAGCCGGTCACCCGGAGCACGGGCGCCTCCAGCGAGTAGAAGCACTCCTGCTGGACCTTGGCGGCGATCTCGCCGGCGATCGACGACTCGCTCGGCGCCTCGCTGACCACGATCAGCCGGCCGGTGCGCCGCACCGACTCGTAGACCGGGCCGAGGTCGAGCGGGGACAGCGAGCGCAGGTCGATGACCTCGAGGTCGAGACCGTCCTCGGCGCCGGCGGTCGCCGCGTCCATGCTGGTACGGACCATCGGCCCGTACGTCGCGATGGTCGCGGTGGACCCCTTGCGCAGCACCCGCGAGCTGAACAGCGGCTGCGGGGCGACGGACAGGTCGAGCTCGGCCTTCTCGTGGTAGCGGCGCTTGGGCTCGAAGAACAGCACCGGGTCGTCGCACTCGATGGCCTGGCGCAGCATCCAGTACGCGTCGACCGGGTTGGAGCAGGCCACCACCTTCAGGCCGGCGGTGTGCGCGAAGTACGACTCCGGCGACTCGGAGTGGTGCTCGACCGCGCCGATACCGCCGCCGAAGGGCACCCGCACCACGATCGGCAGCTTGATCCGGCCCTGGGTCCGGTAGTGCAGCTTGGCCAGCTGGCTGACGATCTGGTCGAAGCCGGGGAAGATGAAGCCGTCGAACTGGATCTCGCAGATCGGCCGGTAGCCGCGGATGGCCAGGCCGATCGCGGTGCCGATGATGCCGGACTCGGACAGCGGCGTGTCCAGCACGCGCTGCTCGCCGAAGTCCTTCTGGAGGCCGTCGGTGACGCGGAAGACGCCGCCGAGCTTGCCGACGTCCTCACCCATCACGATGACCTTGGGGTCGCGCTCCATCTCGGTGCGCAGGGCCTGGTTGAGGCCCTTGATCATGGTGATCGTCTGCGGCTTGGCCGACGGCGTGTCGGTCGAGCGGTCCATGGTCGGCGCGGCCATCAGTGCTCACCTCCGGCGAACCCGGCGAGGTAGGTCTCGTACTCGTTGCGCTGCGCCTCCAGCGTGGCGCTGGGCTCGGCGTAGACGTTGTCGAACATCCGGCCCGGCGGGGGCTCCGGCAAGTTGACGCAGTGCTCGCGCAGCACCGCCGCCAGCTCGTCGGCCTCGGCCTGCACGCCGTCGAAGAAGTCGTGGTCGGCGAAGCCGTTGCGGCTCAGGTGGGCCTTGACCCGTTCGATCGGGTCCTTCAGCTTCCACTCCTCGACCTCTTGGGACAGCCGGTAGCGGGTGGCGTCGTCGGAGGTGGTGTGCGAGTCCATCCGGTACGTGAAGGCCTCGATCAACACCGGGCCGTTGCCGTGCCGGCACTCGTCCAGCGCCCAGCGGGCGACCGCCAGCGTGGCCAGCACGTCGTTGCCGTCGACCCGGATGCCGGGGAAGCCGTAGCCGCGGGCCCGCTGGTACAGCGGGAGCCGGCTCTGCCGCTCGGTCGGCTCGGAGATGGCCCACTGGTTGTTCTGGCAGAAGAACACCAGCGGCGCGTCGTAGACCGAGGCCCACACGAAGGCCTCGTGCACGTCGCCCTGGCTGGTCGCGCCGTCACCGAAGAAGACCATGGTGGCTTCCCCGTTGTCGTCGCCGACCTTGCCGTCGAAACGCTGGCCCATGGCGTAGCCGGCCGCGTTCAGGCACTGGTTGCCGATGACGATCGTGTACGGGTGGAAACGCCGGTCCACCGGGTCCCACGCGCCGTGGTCGACGCCGCGGAACATGCCGACGATCTCTTTCGGGTGCACGCCGCGGCACCAGGCCACGCCGTGCTCTCGGTAGCTGGGGAAGGCCATGTCGGTGGGCCGCAGCGCCCGGCCGGCGCCGATCTGCGCGGCCTCCTGGCCCAGCAGCGGCACCCACAGGCCCAGCTGGCCCTGGCGTTGCAGGGCGTTCGCCTCGCGGTCGGCGCGGCGGACCAGGACCATGTCCCGGTACAGGTCGCGCAGCTCGTCGGGCGTGATGTCGATGTGGAAGTCCGGGTGGTCGACGCGCTCACCCTCGGGGGTGAGCAGCTGGACCAGCTCCGGCCCGCCTTCGCTGGTGGCCCGCAAGCCGGCGATCACCTGCTCCGCCGTAGGGCTGGCCGCGGTGGCGGCTGGGGCTCCCGACGGCTGCGGTCGCGACCATCGTTCTGGGGACGACATTGCGCCTTCTCCTCGTCTACGACGCCGACCGGCCGCTTGTGGCGGACCGGATCCGGCTTCGTCGCCGGCCACCGCCGACCCGGTGGGGTGAGACGGTGGTCCGTCGACACTGACGGAACTCTCTCCCATCCTGACATGCGCTCACTCGAACCGGTGAGCGTCACCACACCAACGTCAACCAAGCGTGACCACCTACACCACTGTGAACTGCGGAAACACTGGACGCGACCAGGCTAACCGGCCCGGGTGCCGCAGTACCCGGCGACACCGGCCCAGTACTCGTCGCACACCGTGTCGGGCGGGCTCGCTATAGTGATCTTGGGGGAATCGTCGGGACCTGGGGAGGCAGCCGGCGAGTGCGAGGGGTGCAACCCGCGCAGCCAGACCTGCCGAAGGGCCCGCCAATGCCGATCATCACCAAGCTCACCCGTCTCATCGACGGGAACGAGTACCCGTTCCAGAAGCGCGACTTCCCGACCACGCTGATCTCCGCCGTCACCGAGTGCGGCTGCCAGGTCGGCGAGCACAGCTACACCACGATCGCGGTGACGCAGACCGACTCGGCCACGCTGGAGCGCCGCAAGTGCGTGTGCTCGGGCTGCCACGAGTGCGAGACCTACGAGGTGCGGGTCATGCCGCACGGGCCGAGCACCGGCCGCCGCCACTCCGAGCCGATCGGCCGCTCCGCCTCCTAGGATCGGCCGGGTGGAGCCAACAGCACTGTTCAACACCGTCAGTGGGCTGTGGGACGACGCCGTCCTGCCCAGCCTGTCCGAGTTCGTCGCGATCCCGGCCGTTTCGCCGGCTTTCGACCCGGCGTGGGCCGCCAACGGCCACCTCGCCGCCGGTGTCGCGCACGTCAGGGACTGGATCGCCGACCGCGACCTGCCCGGCGTCGAGCTCGAGATCGTCCAGCTGCCCGAGCGCACCCCGCTGCTGCTGGTCGACATTCCCGCCATGCCCGGTCATGAGGATGCCGGCACCGCGCTGCTCTACGGCCACCTGGACAAGCAGCCGCCGGTCGGCGGCTGGGCCGACGGCCTCGACGCGTGGACGCCCGTCATCCGTGACGGCCGGCTGTTCGGTCGCGGCGCGGCCGACGACGGTTATGCCGGCTATGCCGCTATCGCTGCTATCGAGGCGTTGCGGGGCAACGGCGGCGCGCACGGCCGCTGCGTGATCATGCTCGAGGCCTGTGAGGAGTCCGGCAGCCCCGATCTGGAGGCGTACGTCCGGCACCTGGCCGACCGGCTCGGCCGGATCACCCTCGTGGTGTGCCTCGACTCCGGGGCCGCCGACTACGAGCGGATGTGGCTGACCACCACGCTGCGCGGCATGGTGCAGGTGACCGCCACCGTCAAGGTGCTGGAGTTCGGGCAGCACTCCGGCATGGTCAGCGGCATCGTGCCCAGCTCGTTCCGGGTGCTGCGGCAGCTGCTCGACCGTATCGAGGACTCCGCCACCGGGCGAATCAAGATCGCCGAGATGCACGTGGACGTGCCGGCCGGGCGGCAGGGCGAGATCCGCGAGAGCGTCGACACCGCGCCCGGTTTCGCCAGCGCCGGCATTCCCTTCGCCGACGGCGTCGCGGCCGTCACCGCGGACGAGGTCGAGCAGGTCCTGAACAACACCTGGGGCCCGACGCTGTCGATCATCGGCGCCGACGGGCTGCCGCTGCCGGCCGACGCCGGCAACGTGCTGCGGCCGTTCACCACGCTCGTGCTGAGCTTCCGGCTGCCGCCCACCGCCGACTCCGCCGCCGCCATGGACGCCGTCACCAAGGTCCTCACCACCGACGTCCCCTACGGCGCCCACGTCGAGCTCACCCGTCTCGAGCACGCCGACGGCTGGAACGCCCCCGAGCTCGCCCCGTGGCTGCGTGCCGCGTTGGACGACGCCGGCCAGGAGGTCTTCGGCGGCCCGTGGCGCACCCTCGGCGTCGGCGGCTCCATCCCGTTCATGGGGCTGCTCAACGGCATCTACCCCGAGGCGCAGTTCCTCGCCACCGGCGCGCTCGGCCCGGGCAGCAACGCCCACGTGCCGGACGAGTCCCTGCACAT encodes:
- a CDS encoding acyl-CoA dehydrogenase family protein; translation: MAGFSLELNEDQRDLRDWVHGFAKDVIRPAAPEWDEREETPWPIIQEAAKIGLYGFESLATWFADPIGLSLPIATEELFWGDAGIALAIMGTGLAVAGIFASGEPEQLAEWVPECFGDENDPKVAAFCASEPQAGSDVSGYRTRARYDEATDEWVINGQKAWATNGGIANVHVVTAVVDPTLGARGQAGFIVPPGTPGVASTRKIKKHGLRASHTADVFFDDVRVPGRCVLGGKERVEARLARAREGKKAGGQAAMATFETTRPTVGAMAVGVARAAYDYALEYAKDREAFGRKIIQNQSIAFDLANMRMEIDAARMLVWRAAWMGRNNVPFEAGEGSMSKLKASEVAVWSTERAIQILGGAGYTREHPVERMHRDAKIFTIFEGTSEIQRLVISRAISGIHIP
- a CDS encoding dihydrolipoamide acetyltransferase family protein — protein: MPQFKHFPLPDVGEGLVEAEILTWHVKPGDTVTVNQIIVEIETAKAAVELPCPFAGVVTELLAEPGKTVDVGTPIIVIDVDPNGEAAPVNGSVEPERVPNLVGYGVKAVTAKRRARVGAPAAVPASAAVSAAVAPVTVVPTPPVLEPEPVAAGGYVPLAKPPVRKLAKDLGIDLAGLAGSGPGGVITREDVEQAVAPAAAPVAVASRGERRVPIKGVRKATAQAMVESAFKAPHVTEFLTVDVTPMMELRAKLKDSAEFRGVKLTPLVFAAKAMCLAVRRTPDVNATWDEAANEIVYKDYVHLGVAAATPRGLVVPKVRDADQLSLRGLAEALEQLTVTARDGKTTPADMLNGTITITNVGVFGVDTGTPIINPGESAILAFGAIRDMPWVVDGQVVPRKVCQLALSFDHRVVDGQQGSQYLADVGALLADPAVAITY
- a CDS encoding SCP2 sterol-binding domain-containing protein → MADIEQLTSLDPKKISKDEFVTLLSAFTEAANDGTQLDLSAMPPQDFARIISRASKEQIDAVMAVPTLRGPILDEVFRRMEVHFRTERAGATRAVVHFRLINGDDFDRYQVRIEDSTCAITKNGENEPRATVTLAPLEFLKLATGNASAPVLFMTGKLKVKGDLGFAAGFMSLFDIPKA
- a CDS encoding glutaminase, with the protein product MNYQELIDDAVEAARTHLGHGRVADYIPALACADPNAVGMALATVDGEVFQSGDASATFSIQSISKLFTLALVLAEGGESLWRRVGREPSGNPFNSLVQLETEHGIPRNPFINAGAIVVTDRLLTLTGDAAEQVRQFLRAESENPALATNAEIAASEAEHGHRNAALAHFIASHGNLDNDVDAVLAQYYGHCAIEASCRDLALAGRFLARHGVRADGVRLLSRSEAKQINAVMLTCGTYDAAGEFAYRVGLPGKSGVGGGVLAIIPGRGAVCAWSPGLDPAGNSVAAVAALDAFTTGSGLSVF
- a CDS encoding MaoC family dehydratase, with the protein product MYLRAALTAFRRGGSTLPSDVLSRSDVSVSLEHLAAYNRVCGFGLRDELPATYPHVLAFPLQMRLMTSSGFPFPLPGLVHVGNRISLSRPVLASEPFDLRVRAVDLRPHERGQQFDVVSELLVDSAVVWTDVSTYLRRSGSGSAGSSGSSEVPEPSAVWSVPSDIGRQYAAVSGDRNPIHLNPLAARLFGFQRAIAHGMWTKARSLAAIAERLPSAYTVDVRFKLPVLLPARVGFSVSAAGDGWEFAVHDIRSRRPHLAGTVAAFVPTT
- a CDS encoding alpha-ketoacid dehydrogenase subunit beta, with translation MAAPTMDRSTDTPSAKPQTITMIKGLNQALRTEMERDPKVIVMGEDVGKLGGVFRVTDGLQKDFGEQRVLDTPLSESGIIGTAIGLAIRGYRPICEIQFDGFIFPGFDQIVSQLAKLHYRTQGRIKLPIVVRVPFGGGIGAVEHHSESPESYFAHTAGLKVVACSNPVDAYWMLRQAIECDDPVLFFEPKRRYHEKAELDLSVAPQPLFSSRVLRKGSTATIATYGPMVRTSMDAATAGAEDGLDLEVIDLRSLSPLDLGPVYESVRRTGRLIVVSEAPSESSIAGEIAAKVQQECFYSLEAPVLRVTGFDTPYPPAKLEENFLPDLDRVLAAVDRSLAW
- a CDS encoding TetR/AcrR family transcriptional regulator, with amino-acid sequence MRTNDAAGRVRAKRLPREVRERQILDAAVEVFSQRGYHAASMDEISEVADISKPMVYAYLGSKEDLFAACIRREATRLMEAIAAGVSEAGDRPDVQLWHGLRAFFGFVGEYRDSWQVLHRQASAQGGPFAQELLDMRRRAISLVAALLMNTSDSEAASLHTDAMAAALVGAGESLADWWLDHPEESAGAVAARLMNLVWMGFGNLVDGQMWQPPR
- a CDS encoding MerR family transcriptional regulator, translating into MNGDELYGIGELARLTGLSVRTIRFYSDSGLLPPTERTHAGYRMYDIHALTRLKFVRTLRELGVDLPTVNRVLSREVSIPELAAEHAEALDVQIRTLRLRRSVLRAVAKRGSSPRELEMVHELARMTEEERQAILDDFWREVDEGLPATENAAWMRRVRAELPDDPTPAQVEAWIEFVELVRDPGFRAKIRTMAVENARMVADGTANPLSDAYHVAMEQALTKVTEAMAAGFTPDSDTGRRIVLEMNASVAAALGRPADPDFDAWLVRLNDTFGDDRAERYWNLLGTINGWAEYPSPKPARDWLTEATRAAR
- a CDS encoding S1 RNA-binding domain-containing protein, which translates into the protein MSWNEFLGAHAVGDVVDGTVSKVLPFGAFIRVSGFDGLLPQVKTLSDGQPVRVRILAIDDAGQRFSLEME